In Drosophila ananassae strain 14024-0371.13 chromosome 3R, ASM1763931v2, whole genome shotgun sequence, the DNA window GGAAGCACAACCAAGTTTTGCCCCCTAAACGAGTCCTTGGAACTGCTCATTGGTTATATGACTCAGGACTAAGCGTACGAAAAAGACAGGGGACAAATAAATTGGGGGTTGGGGAATCTGGGGAATAGAATCTTAAAAAGCTAATTAGAACTTAAAGCAGTTACAAATACAGATTGCAGGGGCGGGATAGCTTAAAATGACATTATATACGGCCGAGCTCCCAAATCCAAGCTGATTGAATTTCAGAGAAACAGAATAGATCAAAACTTCACGGAAAATTTCCAAAATCAGAACTTCCACTTCTTCCAGTGAAGACGACGAGCAAGTCTTCTCTTAAAAGACGAAACTCTGCTGCAGCTGCACTGCCGGAGATCAGAACTTTCGCAGATCCAGGACAAACACACTGCCATCAGATGCACTAGCTCCCACTTTGGTGCCCTTAGAGTTCCAGCAAACCTCAAAGATGCCGCCGGTGCCCTTATAGCTATGCACCAGTTGTCCCGTCTGCGTGCTCCAAATGTGCACGCACTTGTCAAAGCTACCAGAGGCAAGATGCTTTCCGTCCGGACTGAACGCCACCGAGTATACCGGTTCCGTGTGCTTGGTCAACGTATGGATGCAGCTGCCCCGCTCTACGTCCCACAGTCTCACCGTCGAATCGAACGAGGCCGAGGCGAGGATCAGGTTGGTGTTGGGATTGTTAGTTCCCGGGCCCGTGGGCGACCACTTTATCGTGTAGATCTCCTTGGAGTGAGCCTGTAAATCGTGACAGCATCGATCTCTGTTCATGCTCCAGATTTTCAGGGTCATGTCGTCGGAACAGGAGGCCAGCAGTTGACCTTGAGGACACCACTTGATGGCGTTCACCTCGTTCGTGTGGCCCTTGAAGGTCTTAATTGGTTCGTTTACTCCCAGCCGACATACATGGATGCGCTGATCAGTACTGCAGGATGCGAAGGCCTGATTGGTCTGCCAATCCACATCCAAGGCCGGAGCGTTGTGGAAAGCGAATTGCTGAGTGCATTGTCCGGTAGAAGCGTCCCATATGATCGTCGTTTTGTCCACTCCGGCGGAGAGAATGTAGTTACCGCTCTTGTTCCACTTCAACGCAAAGATTGGACCCTTGTGCTGGCCCAGCGTGGAGGCCAGCCGACCGTCCGTCTTCCAGATCCGGGCGTAGCCATCATAACTACCCGTAGCGAGTAGAGAACCATCGCACTTTAAAGAGATTTCAAAGATTAGCACTAAAATTCATTATTATTAAGGATGATACTTACATTCCAGTCCAGAGAGGTGACGTCCTTGTTGCTGGGCACCTCGGCACCACCCTTTTGGATGCAGTGTCGCAGCACCAGCTGATTGGAGTTGCTGTTTGCGTCGGACATATCCCAGATTCGGGCAGTGCTGTCGCCCGAGCCACTGGCCAACAGATCCCGGCTCGGATTCCAGGCGCAAATGAACACCTCACTCTCGTGGCCGCGCAACACGCGGGCCTTGGATTCGGGTATCTCGATACTTTCGTCAATTTCCATGGGCACAAGGGGAGTTCCGGTGCCGCCGCTGCCAGTGGACGAGGAGATGGTCCCACTGGGTGCCGTGTTTTGGGCTGTATTGGAACCAGCTTGTACGTTATTGCCCTGCGCTCCCACTCGAATGGTAACAGCGCCTCCGACCGCTTTCGTTCCTGCTGCATTGCCTCCAGCTGCCGCTGCATCCGGGTTGGAGGTGGAGACGTTCCCGCCTGTGGGTATTACCCCGCTGGAAGGCTGCTCCCCGCTACTAGACGTACTGCTGTTTCCATTTGTGGAAGTGGAGGAGGCTCCATCATCGGCGCTGGTGGAATTAGCGTTGCCGGCATTGCCTCCGCTGGAGCTACCTGGTTCGTTTGAGTTTGGCGCCTTTTTCTGACCTGCTCCTGCCGCGGTGGCCGTGGCATCTCCGCCAGCTGTTgtactgctgctgttgcctccTCCGCTGGCGGGATTTGAACCGGATCCGTTGTTTCCAGAGCTATTGCTACCCGCATTGGTTCCAGAGTTGCCACTGGAGTCTACCTCAACGGTGGTCTGATCGGTGGGCGTGCTGGTTCCTGTGGTGCTGCCGGCGCCTGTTTTGTTCCCTGCCCCAGCTCCCGCTACTCCAGTTCCGGGCTCCACTTTAATCTCGGTCTtagtgttgctgttgtttcctcCGGCAGGAGCTGAGGAGTCCACTGATCCCGGTTTTCCCGGCTCTGTTTTGACAACCGGCTTCAGGGGTTTAACCTCCGGCATCACGGCGTCAATGAGGGAGAGTCCCTCGACCGGTCGAGCCATCTCACCATCCTCCCCGACGCTCCACTCCACCTCTGTGTAAAGTAATCCTTTCTGCAGGATGGTAAGCAGGGCAGCTGGCGGCACCAGAGCTCCATTGATATTGCTCTGTGATATATGCGACTCGATGCCGAACACATAGGCCGAATGCAGGAAGCCTgcgaaaacagaaaaagacAAAAAGGCTAAGGGGGTGCTCCTCCGGGAGGTATATATGTAGCATTTACTAACCTGACTCCTGCAGATATCGGTAAACTAGAAAGTTCACCTCGTCGCTGGAAAAACTCATGGCTCCCGCTCTCCCGATGGTGACTTGCTAGCCAATCTTTCAATGCCAATAATTATGTTTTTGCGGTAATCGAGACACATGAACTTCTGCTGCGTAACACATGCGTCTCATCTAGCACGCTCTCGTTGGGGCTTCcgctctctatctctctctgcTCCTCCGGTCGGATCTAGAGCTTCTCCTGGTCACCGATTGTCGTTATGCTTATCCTGTCCTTAATGGTGCTATATTTTCCAGTTAGCCGCCAGATGCGAGAGCATTCTACATATTTTTccacaaataaaaaaccagcGCAAAAAAATGGCGGAGTTTGTCCAGGGTGTCGTGCGTTTAGGGTGGCGCTAAGCGGCATTTTGTGTGCAGGCAGTGTGACGTCACAAAATTATTGGTATATGGTAAAATATGTATCAAGTTTTAAATATgttaatgattttttaaaacaaactaattttt includes these proteins:
- the LOC6503347 gene encoding F-box-like/WD repeat-containing protein ebi — encoded protein: MSFSSDEVNFLVYRYLQESGFLHSAYVFGIESHISQSNINGALVPPAALLTILQKGLLYTEVEWSVGEDGEMARPVEGLSLIDAVMPEVKPLKPVVKTEPGKPGSVDSSAPAGGNNSNTKTEIKVEPGTGVAGAGAGNKTGAGSTTGTSTPTDQTTVEVDSSGNSGTNAGSNSSGNNGSGSNPASGGGNSSSTTAGGDATATAAGAGQKKAPNSNEPGSSSGGNAGNANSTSADDGASSTSTNGNSSTSSSGEQPSSGVIPTGGNVSTSNPDAAAAGGNAAGTKAVGGAVTIRVGAQGNNVQAGSNTAQNTAPSGTISSSTGSGGTGTPLVPMEIDESIEIPESKARVLRGHESEVFICAWNPSRDLLASGSGDSTARIWDMSDANSNSNQLVLRHCIQKGGAEVPSNKDVTSLDWNCDGSLLATGSYDGYARIWKTDGRLASTLGQHKGPIFALKWNKSGNYILSAGVDKTTIIWDASTGQCTQQFAFHNAPALDVDWQTNQAFASCSTDQRIHVCRLGVNEPIKTFKGHTNEVNAIKWCPQGQLLASCSDDMTLKIWSMNRDRCCHDLQAHSKEIYTIKWSPTGPGTNNPNTNLILASASFDSTVRLWDVERGSCIHTLTKHTEPVYSVAFSPDGKHLASGSFDKCVHIWSTQTGQLVHSYKGTGGIFEVCWNSKGTKVGASASDGSVFVLDLRKF